GCTTCCAGGGGCAGCGGCATTTACCCTTAATTGCCATAAGACATGCATCTGCGCTTCAAACATAGTGAGCTGCTCCAAGATGAATCTGACCACCATCCCGACAGGTCTGCCGCTCTACACTGCTGTGCTGGATCTCAGCTACAATGAGATAGAGCGTCTGCGATCCGAGTGGACCCCGGTCAAGCTCCTGAAGCTGCATAACCTCCTCCTCAGCCATAATGGTCTCCACTTCCTGTCATCAGAGGCGTTCCAACACGTGAAGCACCTGCGTTACTTGGACCTGTCCTCCAACAAATTGCAACTGCTGGATGAGTTCATCTTCGAGCCTTTGGTCAACCTGGAGGTCCTCTTGCTGTACAATAACCAAGTTTCCCAGATTGACCGCTCTGCCTTTCTCGGCACGATCAACCTTCAGAAGCTCTACCTAAGCCAGAACCAAATCTCCCGCTTCCCTGTGGAGCTGGTCAAGGAAAAGTCCCGCCTGGAGAAACTTAGTCTCCTGGATGTGTCCTCCAACAAGATCAAGATGTTACCCATCGATGAGCTCCAGGTGCTGCCTGCATGGATCAAAAACGGCCTCTACTTCCACAATAACCCTTTGCTGTGTCACTGTGATCTTTACACACTCCTTGCCCATTGGTACATTCGAAAGCTCAACTCTGCCTTGGACTTCAAAGACGACTACACCTGTATTCTGCCTGGCCCGCAAAAAACCCAAGTGGGCGTTTTTGATCTCAGCGGCGAAAATATGAACTGCAGCACATTCAAGGAAGCCGATGAAGAGGCTTTTTTGGAGCAGAGGCTGATCCTCGGCTGTGACACCAAACACAGGGGGATGTTAAAGACCTGGATGATGCCTGGGAATGTGGTGGTGACAGCTGGAATCAACCAGACAGCCAAAGTCTTGCCAGATGGAAGTCTTCAAATTAGTCCGGTGAGGACTGAGGACTCTGGGACCTACACTTGCTTTGCCATGAGCCAGGCCTACAATGAGACGATCTATGTGGTGCTGAAGGTTCACAACTTCACCATGAACGGGGGCAGCGAGACCCTGAACACAGCCTACACCACCTTGGTTGGCTGTCTGGCAAGTGTGGTGCTTGTGCTCATGTATCTTTACTTGACGCCatgtcgctgctgctgctgccccaaTAAGAAGGCTCGGGGCGATGACAGCATCCACTCGTCAATGCTCAGCGTGACCCCGACTCACGAGGACCCATCGCTCAAGGCGGAGCTGAACAGGCACGTGGCCTTCATAGACTCCAAGGACTTGCAGGGCCAGAACGGAAAGCTGAACCCCAATggggatgaggatgatgatgatgatctggATGCAGAGGCTGGTTCTCTTATgaaggg
The sequence above is a segment of the Anoplopoma fimbria isolate UVic2021 breed Golden Eagle Sablefish chromosome 12, Afim_UVic_2022, whole genome shotgun sequence genome. Coding sequences within it:
- the amigo1 gene encoding amphoterin-induced protein 1 codes for the protein MLQLSGRSGDSLLHTLPHWSKRPGWLLSLTLCVALLWLPGAAAFTLNCHKTCICASNIVSCSKMNLTTIPTGLPLYTAVLDLSYNEIERLRSEWTPVKLLKLHNLLLSHNGLHFLSSEAFQHVKHLRYLDLSSNKLQLLDEFIFEPLVNLEVLLLYNNQVSQIDRSAFLGTINLQKLYLSQNQISRFPVELVKEKSRLEKLSLLDVSSNKIKMLPIDELQVLPAWIKNGLYFHNNPLLCHCDLYTLLAHWYIRKLNSALDFKDDYTCILPGPQKTQVGVFDLSGENMNCSTFKEADEEAFLEQRLILGCDTKHRGMLKTWMMPGNVVVTAGINQTAKVLPDGSLQISPVRTEDSGTYTCFAMSQAYNETIYVVLKVHNFTMNGGSETLNTAYTTLVGCLASVVLVLMYLYLTPCRCCCCPNKKARGDDSIHSSMLSVTPTHEDPSLKAELNRHVAFIDSKDLQGQNGKLNPNGDEDDDDDLDAEAGSLMKGKRKKSVAESISSVFSDTPMVV